Proteins encoded in a region of the Bradyrhizobium sp. CB3481 genome:
- a CDS encoding ABC transporter substrate-binding protein, whose amino-acid sequence MTKSYALLAVVVAAALSVAAPALAADAVKIGILWPLTGNAGAAGLASKAAVEVAADIINNTHPEMGDLPLAKSAGLPNMGGAKLELTFVDHQGNPSLAQQLATRLITQDKVNVLMGAYQSSCSFTATAIAERYGVPMMVGDSAAGNITGRGFKWVFRATPIATDYARAYMRFIGDMKKQGKKIDSIAVVNENTDYGTSVAAEVVAEAKKANVSVAIQIPYSASSTDVSAQVLQLKEKNPDVVIFISYTADSILYMKTMKNLNYKPPMVIGDDSGFSDPSFIPAVKDVAQGVMNRSAWVIGKPGSVTYKINEMYKAKTGRDLDDTSARNMQGFFALADALNRAGSTDPEKIRVALTQTDLKPNVLMMGYNGVKFDNTGQNSLAATYLIQLHGDNYVLVWPEDHAEAKLQWPMTGTK is encoded by the coding sequence GTGACAAAATCTTACGCGCTGCTCGCGGTCGTTGTGGCGGCCGCGCTCTCCGTTGCCGCGCCGGCGCTCGCCGCCGATGCCGTGAAGATCGGCATCCTGTGGCCGCTCACAGGGAACGCTGGCGCCGCCGGTCTTGCTTCGAAAGCGGCCGTCGAGGTCGCGGCCGACATTATCAACAATACGCATCCCGAGATGGGAGACCTGCCCCTGGCCAAGAGTGCCGGCCTGCCGAACATGGGCGGCGCCAAGCTCGAGCTCACCTTCGTCGATCACCAAGGCAATCCGTCGCTGGCGCAGCAATTGGCGACCCGGCTGATCACTCAGGACAAGGTCAACGTGCTGATGGGGGCTTATCAGTCCTCATGCAGCTTCACGGCGACTGCCATCGCCGAGCGTTACGGTGTCCCGATGATGGTCGGGGACTCCGCGGCCGGCAACATCACCGGGCGCGGCTTCAAATGGGTGTTCCGCGCGACGCCGATCGCAACCGACTATGCGCGCGCTTACATGCGCTTCATCGGCGACATGAAGAAGCAGGGCAAGAAGATCGACTCGATCGCCGTCGTCAACGAGAACACCGATTACGGCACATCGGTCGCCGCCGAGGTCGTGGCGGAGGCGAAGAAGGCGAACGTTTCGGTCGCGATCCAAATCCCGTACAGCGCGTCTTCGACCGACGTCAGCGCACAGGTGCTGCAGTTGAAGGAGAAGAATCCCGACGTCGTTATCTTCATCAGCTACACTGCGGACTCGATCCTTTACATGAAGACGATGAAGAACCTGAACTACAAGCCGCCGATGGTCATCGGCGACGATAGCGGGTTCTCCGATCCTTCCTTCATACCGGCAGTCAAGGATGTCGCGCAAGGCGTGATGAACCGCAGCGCCTGGGTCATCGGCAAACCTGGCTCAGTCACCTACAAGATCAACGAGATGTACAAAGCCAAGACCGGGCGCGATCTCGACGACACCAGCGCGCGCAACATGCAGGGCTTCTTCGCGCTGGCCGACGCGCTCAATCGCGCAGGCTCGACCGACCCGGAGAAGATCCGCGTGGCACTGACGCAGACCGACCTCAAGCCCAATGTGCTGATGATGGGCTACAACGGCGTGAAATTCGACAACACCGGACAGAACAGCCTCGCCGCCACCTATCTCATCCAGTTGCACGGGGACAATTATGTTCTGGTCTGGCCGGAAGACCACGCCGAAGCCAAGCTACAGTGGCCTATGACCGGCACCAAGTAG
- a CDS encoding ABC transporter ATP-binding protein, with product MLLEAQGVSKAFGSFLAVRDADLTVQEGEIVGLIGPNGAGKSTFFNCLAGDMVPTAGRIAFCGEEVTDAPPERHVTLGIGRTFQVPATFTDMSVLDNVMVGAFLRHRHRREAREHARRIVELTGLAPFSAQAARSLGTPGRKRLEIARVLATNPRLMLLDEALAGLTPTELQEAIALVRKIYETGVTLIIVEHIMEVILSLTRRVLVFNQGHVIASGRPEEVVKDRGVIEAYLGRGHHGKGGRAP from the coding sequence ATGCTTCTTGAAGCTCAGGGCGTGAGCAAGGCGTTCGGCAGCTTCCTGGCCGTGCGCGATGCCGATCTCACCGTCCAGGAAGGCGAGATCGTCGGCCTCATCGGCCCGAACGGTGCCGGCAAGTCGACCTTCTTCAATTGTCTCGCTGGCGACATGGTGCCGACCGCCGGCCGCATCGCCTTTTGCGGCGAAGAGGTCACCGACGCTCCGCCCGAGCGCCACGTGACGCTCGGCATTGGCCGCACCTTCCAGGTGCCGGCGACTTTCACGGATATGAGCGTGCTGGACAACGTGATGGTCGGGGCATTCCTGCGTCACCGCCATCGGCGCGAGGCGCGCGAGCATGCACGTCGCATCGTCGAGCTGACCGGATTGGCGCCATTCTCCGCACAGGCGGCGCGGTCGCTCGGCACACCAGGGCGCAAGCGCCTCGAGATCGCGCGTGTGCTCGCGACGAATCCGCGGCTCATGCTTCTCGACGAGGCGCTTGCCGGGCTGACGCCGACCGAATTGCAGGAAGCGATCGCACTCGTGCGTAAGATCTACGAGACGGGTGTCACGCTCATCATCGTCGAGCACATCATGGAAGTGATCCTGAGTCTGACGCGCCGTGTCCTCGTGTTCAACCAGGGCCATGTGATCGCTAGTGGCCGGCCCGAGGAAGTGGTGAAGGACCGAGGCGTGATTGAGGCCTATCTCGGCCGCGGGCATCATGGCAAAGGGGGCCGTGCGCCGTGA
- a CDS encoding ABC transporter ATP-binding protein has protein sequence MSELIVEHLEVRYGDLVGVSDISLRVHAGSVVALLGSNGAGKTTTLNAVAGLVRPSSGRIVWQGEAISRLPAYRIVGKGLALSPEGWRLFVTQTVEQNLRLGASSLADRGRTAALFDRVYALFPRLAERRRQLAGTLSGGERQMLAVGRALMSEPTLLMLDEPSLGLAPAIVEQLYETLHRLHGEGLTLLLAEQSVPLALDIADYAFVLQTGRVALDGAAADLRENERVQQIYLGLGESKAVI, from the coding sequence GTGAGCGAGCTCATCGTCGAGCATCTGGAAGTGCGTTACGGTGATCTAGTAGGTGTTTCGGACATTTCGCTGCGTGTCCACGCCGGCTCGGTCGTGGCGCTGCTTGGGTCGAACGGCGCCGGCAAGACGACGACATTGAATGCAGTCGCAGGGCTGGTGCGGCCTTCATCCGGCAGGATCGTGTGGCAAGGCGAAGCCATTTCGCGTCTGCCGGCCTATCGGATTGTCGGTAAGGGGCTCGCGCTGTCGCCAGAAGGCTGGCGATTGTTCGTGACGCAGACGGTCGAGCAGAACCTCAGGCTCGGCGCGTCTTCGCTCGCGGACCGCGGCCGCACTGCGGCGCTGTTTGACCGTGTCTACGCGCTGTTTCCGCGCCTCGCCGAGCGGCGGCGGCAGCTCGCCGGCACGCTGTCCGGCGGCGAGCGGCAGATGCTTGCGGTCGGACGCGCATTGATGAGTGAACCGACGCTCCTGATGCTCGACGAGCCAAGTCTTGGCCTGGCTCCCGCCATTGTCGAACAGCTTTACGAGACTTTGCATCGTCTGCACGGCGAAGGCCTGACACTGTTGCTGGCCGAGCAGTCCGTCCCGTTGGCGCTCGATATCGCCGACTATGCGTTCGTTCTGCAAACGGGGCGCGTGGCCCTCGACGGCGCGGCCGCGGATCTCCGTGAAAACGAACGAGTGCAGCAGATCTATTTGGGGCTCGGCGAAAGCAAGGCGGTGATCTAA
- a CDS encoding branched-chain amino acid ABC transporter permease: MKAALARNPILLLTAAALLFYPVVFTDAFYRDIGVTFLLAAISASAWNIVGGYAGQVSVGHAMFFGIGAYAPLLVYTVTGWPPMAGIPVGVILGCALALAIGKPSFRLTGHYFSMATIAVAELIRIFFGTWAFVGAAIGLQGPAVGRGWWDLTFRSEVPYYYIFLAVLVVLLALTWTLERRRFGYYLRATKAGERAARSLGVPVRSTKMQALVLSATFTSIAGSLYSIKTGFIDPESGFGILVSVQMVIIAALGGAGTLFGPFIGALVLIPLQTATNTWFGGGGTGLTYILYGGIIVLIARYEPGGVLDLWTRLTSRGGRDHAS; the protein is encoded by the coding sequence GTGAAGGCCGCGCTCGCCCGCAATCCGATCCTGCTGCTCACCGCCGCGGCGCTTCTCTTCTATCCGGTGGTATTCACAGACGCATTCTATCGCGACATCGGCGTCACTTTCCTGCTGGCCGCGATCTCCGCGTCCGCCTGGAATATCGTTGGCGGCTATGCCGGGCAGGTGTCCGTCGGACACGCGATGTTCTTCGGGATCGGTGCATATGCGCCGCTGCTCGTCTATACCGTGACCGGTTGGCCGCCCATGGCGGGCATTCCGGTGGGCGTCATCTTGGGCTGCGCGCTCGCGCTCGCGATCGGCAAGCCATCGTTCCGGTTGACCGGCCACTACTTCAGCATGGCGACGATCGCGGTCGCCGAATTGATCCGCATCTTCTTCGGCACCTGGGCTTTCGTGGGTGCGGCGATCGGCTTGCAGGGACCGGCGGTCGGACGGGGTTGGTGGGACCTGACGTTCCGCAGCGAAGTCCCCTACTACTATATCTTCCTCGCCGTTCTGGTCGTTCTGCTGGCGCTGACCTGGACGCTCGAACGCCGCCGCTTCGGCTATTACCTGCGCGCGACCAAGGCCGGCGAGCGCGCCGCGCGCAGCCTCGGCGTGCCTGTGCGGTCGACCAAAATGCAGGCCCTAGTGCTGAGCGCGACGTTCACTTCGATCGCCGGCTCGCTTTATTCAATCAAGACTGGCTTCATCGACCCGGAAAGCGGCTTCGGCATTCTCGTCTCCGTGCAGATGGTGATCATCGCCGCGCTGGGCGGCGCCGGCACCCTGTTCGGTCCGTTCATCGGCGCGCTGGTGCTCATTCCGCTTCAGACCGCGACCAATACGTGGTTCGGGGGCGGCGGCACCGGGCTCACCTACATCCTCTACGGCGGCATCATCGTGCTTATCGCGCGCTACGAGCCCGGCGGCGTTCTTGATCTGTGGACGCGGCTGACCTCGCGGGGAGGGCGCGACCATGCTTCTTGA
- a CDS encoding NIPSNAP family protein: MPLHYDVTTITVAAGQHGKALSALERQLADDRALLACWYSEIGALNRILIIREAADAAATLERRQSVLASSDPFNLGALLGKLEMDTYSAFEFVPPITPGAIGPIFEVRIYTLKHQGLTPTAELWRKSVPGRAALSPLLAAMSSLTGEVIRFMHIWPYKSFEERTSLRAKAIADGVWPPPGGPDHIATMQSDIYLPASFSPTR, encoded by the coding sequence GTGCCGCTCCACTATGACGTCACTACCATCACCGTCGCGGCCGGCCAGCACGGCAAGGCGCTGTCGGCTCTTGAGCGTCAGCTCGCTGACGATCGCGCGCTGCTGGCGTGCTGGTATTCCGAGATCGGCGCGCTCAACCGCATTCTCATTATCCGCGAGGCGGCCGATGCGGCCGCGACGTTGGAGCGGCGACAAAGCGTTCTCGCCTCCAGCGACCCTTTCAACCTTGGCGCTCTACTGGGAAAGCTGGAGATGGATACGTATTCGGCGTTCGAGTTCGTGCCGCCGATCACGCCCGGCGCCATTGGCCCGATCTTCGAAGTCCGGATCTATACGCTCAAGCATCAGGGTCTGACACCGACGGCCGAGCTCTGGCGCAAGAGCGTGCCGGGCCGCGCTGCCCTGTCGCCGCTTCTCGCAGCGATGAGCTCCCTGACCGGGGAGGTCATCCGCTTCATGCATATCTGGCCGTACAAATCGTTCGAAGAGCGTACAAGTCTGCGCGCAAAGGCCATTGCTGACGGCGTGTGGCCGCCGCCGGGCGGGCCTGATCACATCGCAACGATGCAGTCGGACATCTATCTCCCGGCGTCGTTCTCGCCGACGCGCTAG
- a CDS encoding branched-chain amino acid ABC transporter permease yields MLLLQVVIGGLLVGAIYALFSSGLTLIWGMMNFINFAHGEFVMLGMYVALLVVVWLGGGPAVFGFAAAFALFVLGVVIYMSLIREVLRGPMLSQILSTFGLALLLRYTAFWIFSANFVSLPQTSLSGTVDIGGVLMPVAQLVAGVVAIALTIGLHLLLTRTTVGSKLLAVAEDRQAAMLVGIRPDRMQALAWGLSAAAAGIAGALMATAYPWSPSVGETFGLTAFVVVALGGFGSVPGALIAGLLIGLIQSLSAFWLGAIYKDIVVYALFVALLWLRPQGLMGKA; encoded by the coding sequence ATGCTGCTCCTCCAAGTCGTCATAGGCGGCCTCCTGGTGGGCGCCATCTACGCCCTGTTCTCCTCAGGTCTGACGCTGATCTGGGGCATGATGAACTTCATTAATTTCGCGCATGGCGAGTTCGTCATGCTCGGCATGTACGTTGCGCTCCTCGTCGTCGTCTGGCTCGGCGGCGGGCCTGCGGTGTTCGGCTTCGCCGCCGCCTTTGCGCTGTTCGTGCTCGGCGTCGTCATCTATATGTCGCTGATCCGCGAGGTGCTGCGCGGGCCGATGCTGTCGCAGATTCTCTCGACATTCGGCCTCGCGCTGCTGCTCCGCTACACCGCCTTCTGGATCTTCTCGGCCAATTTCGTGTCGCTGCCTCAGACATCGTTGTCAGGGACCGTTGACATCGGCGGCGTGCTGATGCCGGTCGCCCAGTTGGTCGCGGGTGTCGTTGCCATCGCGCTGACCATCGGCCTGCATTTGCTGCTCACGCGGACGACCGTGGGCAGCAAGCTGCTGGCCGTCGCCGAGGACCGCCAGGCGGCGATGCTGGTCGGCATCCGCCCCGACCGCATGCAGGCGCTGGCCTGGGGACTGTCGGCCGCCGCGGCGGGCATTGCCGGCGCGCTGATGGCGACGGCTTATCCTTGGTCGCCGTCGGTCGGCGAGACGTTCGGGCTAACCGCCTTCGTTGTCGTCGCGCTGGGCGGCTTCGGCAGCGTGCCTGGCGCGCTCATCGCCGGACTTCTGATCGGCCTGATCCAGTCGCTGTCGGCATTCTGGCTCGGCGCGATCTACAAGGACATCGTGGTCTACGCGCTCTTCGTGGCGCTGCTCTGGCTGCGGCCGCAGGGCCTGATGGGGAAAGCGTGA
- a CDS encoding LysR family transcriptional regulator, with the protein MNLLKVFDAVMEERSVLRASQKVALSQSAVSHSLARLREMLEDELFVRTATGMQPTARALTMAPQVREALRTLEAAVELPTFVPATSTKQFTLAANDFATMVLASPLLKLLGREAPSIDLTIKPVTRIDLAEQIDLGRIDVAIGVFSVPPSRFRTSLLFEYDDVLIVGGKRKLGRLDKAKLARLSLVVVSFEQEGAIGGFISERGLARRSEMYDRAALERALSASDRPPRIAVSLPHFLALPALLQDSELAAIVPRPLARALEQNHSIATYELPYTTTPVEVRLLWHERAEGEPSHDWLHEILRRAAEDLRRGR; encoded by the coding sequence TTGAACCTGCTCAAGGTGTTCGATGCCGTGATGGAGGAACGCAGCGTGCTGCGCGCCAGCCAGAAGGTTGCGCTGAGCCAGTCCGCCGTGAGTCATTCGCTAGCCCGACTTCGCGAGATGCTGGAGGACGAACTGTTCGTGCGCACGGCCACGGGCATGCAACCCACGGCGCGCGCGCTGACGATGGCGCCGCAGGTTCGTGAGGCTCTGCGAACCCTTGAGGCCGCGGTCGAGCTGCCGACCTTCGTCCCAGCAACGTCCACCAAGCAGTTTACGCTCGCCGCCAACGACTTCGCGACGATGGTCCTGGCATCTCCGCTCCTGAAACTACTCGGCCGAGAGGCGCCGTCCATTGACTTGACCATCAAGCCCGTGACCCGAATCGACCTTGCCGAGCAGATCGATCTCGGTCGCATCGACGTGGCTATCGGCGTCTTCTCGGTCCCTCCGAGCCGCTTCCGCACGTCGCTGTTATTCGAATATGACGACGTGCTGATTGTCGGCGGAAAGCGTAAACTCGGCCGGCTTGACAAAGCAAAGCTTGCGCGCCTGTCGCTGGTCGTCGTCTCCTTCGAGCAGGAGGGCGCCATCGGCGGATTCATCTCGGAGCGAGGTCTCGCCCGGCGCTCGGAGATGTATGACCGCGCGGCGCTCGAGCGGGCGCTCTCGGCAAGCGACCGCCCGCCGCGGATCGCGGTCTCATTGCCGCATTTTCTTGCGCTCCCCGCGCTGCTCCAGGATTCCGAACTGGCAGCCATTGTCCCGCGTCCGCTGGCAAGGGCGCTCGAGCAAAATCATTCGATTGCGACCTACGAGCTGCCCTACACCACAACCCCTGTCGAAGTCCGCCTGCTGTGGCATGAACGCGCCGAGGGCGAACCATCGCATGACTGGCTTCATGAGATCCTCCGACGCGCGGCCGAGGACCTTCGACGCGGGCGCTAA